In Hamadaea flava, a genomic segment contains:
- the rpsO gene encoding 30S ribosomal protein S15: protein MALDAAVKTQIMQEYATTEGDTGSPEVQVAVLTKRIKDLTEHLKVHKHDHHSRRGLLLLVGRRKRLLAYLQKTDIARYRALIERLGIRR, encoded by the coding sequence ATGGCGCTCGACGCTGCAGTCAAGACTCAGATCATGCAGGAGTACGCGACGACCGAGGGTGACACCGGCTCGCCGGAGGTCCAGGTCGCCGTCCTCACGAAGCGGATCAAAGACCTGACCGAGCACCTGAAGGTGCACAAGCACGACCACCACAGCCGCCGTGGGCTGCTGCTGCTGGTCGGCCGCCGCAAGCGGCTGCTGGCGTACCTCCAGAAGACGGACATCGCCCGATACCGCGCGCTCATCGAGCGCCTCGGCATCCGGCGCTGA
- a CDS encoding bifunctional riboflavin kinase/FAD synthetase — protein sequence MQRWRGAAQAPRGWGRSVVTIGVFDGVHRGHQATIGYAVKRARELGEASVVVTFDPHPSEVVRPGSHPAVLTTQERKAELIEELGVDALCVEPFTREFSKLPPEEFVHDVLVEHLHAAEVVVGENFRFGHKAAGDVALLTQLGRRFGFTTTAAPLLTDESTVFSSTYVRSCVAAGDMAAATAALGRPHRLEGVVVRGDQRGRQLGFPTANLLCGPHAAIPADGVYAAWLLRGGKQLPAAVSIGTNPTFAGTERRVEAFVLDFTGDLYGERVALDFVAHLRPTVRFDTLEGLVAAITDDVSRTRVALGLGNSAA from the coding sequence ATGCAGCGGTGGAGGGGCGCGGCGCAGGCGCCGCGAGGGTGGGGGCGCTCGGTCGTCACCATCGGTGTGTTCGACGGAGTGCACCGGGGCCATCAGGCCACCATCGGCTACGCGGTGAAGCGGGCCCGCGAGCTGGGAGAGGCGAGCGTGGTCGTGACCTTCGACCCGCACCCGTCCGAGGTCGTCCGACCGGGTTCGCACCCGGCGGTGCTGACCACCCAGGAGCGTAAGGCCGAGCTGATCGAGGAGCTGGGCGTCGACGCGCTCTGCGTGGAGCCCTTCACTCGCGAGTTCTCCAAGCTGCCGCCCGAGGAGTTCGTGCACGACGTGCTGGTGGAGCACCTGCACGCGGCCGAGGTCGTGGTGGGGGAGAACTTCCGGTTCGGCCACAAGGCGGCCGGTGACGTGGCGCTGCTGACCCAGCTCGGCCGCCGGTTCGGCTTCACCACGACGGCCGCGCCGCTGCTGACGGATGAGTCGACCGTGTTCTCGTCGACCTATGTCCGGTCCTGCGTCGCCGCCGGGGACATGGCCGCGGCCACGGCCGCGCTCGGCCGCCCGCACCGGCTGGAGGGCGTCGTGGTCCGGGGCGACCAGCGCGGCCGCCAGCTCGGCTTTCCGACCGCCAATCTGCTGTGCGGCCCGCACGCGGCCATCCCCGCCGACGGGGTGTACGCGGCTTGGCTCCTGCGCGGCGGCAAGCAGCTGCCCGCCGCCGTCTCGATCGGCACCAACCCGACCTTCGCCGGGACCGAGCGCCGGGTCGAGGCGTTCGTCCTGGACTTCACCGGCGACCTCTACGGTGAGCGGGTCGCGCTCGACTTCGTGGCGCACCTGCGCCCGACTGTCCGGTTCGACACGCTGGAGGGCCTGGTCGCGGCGATCACCGACGACGTGTCGCGGACGCGGGTCGCGCTCGGCCTCGGTAACTCGGCGGCATGA